AACCCGGTTGGCCCTGTTGCCACCGTCTTTCCTGAGTTCATCGCCCGCGACGAAATGGAGCCCGTGGACGGGGGCCGTCAAGGAGACAAGCGCAGGATTGGTGCGGCCCGCAGGCGCAGCCGAGGACACGGCCCTGCGCGCCTTGACGGCCCCCGTCCGCGGGCTACAGTCGCGGACAAGGTGATGAAGTCAGGGGAGACGGCTGGACAAGGCAACGGCCCTTCCACACGCCGACCGCACGGCAAGCGAAGCGCGCAGGCCCGAAGCTGGAAGCCGGGCCGGAGGCGTCAGCCGAACGGAGTGAGGGGACGATCGAAGCCCGAAGGGGGCGAGACGCCGCAGGCGGCTCGATGCGCCAGCACGAGAGCGCGACCGGCCATTTCCCAGGGGGCCGGGGACGCCCGAATCCCCGCAGCACAATCCCCCACGATCACAGCAGGTCCCGGCATCGGCACAATGACACTTGCCATGGACTTACGCGAACTAACGGACGATGAACTGATGGCCCAGGCCAGGGAATGGCGGCAACGGGCACTGCGCGGTGAGAAAGACGCGCGCGGCTTCGCGCACGAACTGGAATGCGAAGTCCGCCGGCGCTTCCCCAGGAACGACGTATCCCAGACCTTGCCGCAGGTGCGCCTGCTGGGCGTTCTGCCGCAGACGGCCCACCGGCGCTGGAAGCCCTGGTGAACGCACCAGGGCCGAGAGAAGGCGTAGGGCGCCCCACGACACCGCGGCAGAATCAGACCATGACCCGCCCCGCCAGCCGCGCATCGCGCGCATAGGCGCTCAAGCGCCTGTCTGCGCGGAAGTACAGATCCCGCTCGACCGGCAGGCCGATCCGACCGCGAAGGCCCACCAGCTCTTCCAGGCTGAGATAGCCCAATTCAGGCAGCCCCAGACCCAGATCGCACAACCCATAGGCACGGTCATGGTCGTCGGGATCAATGGCCCCCAACAGCCAGGTCGCGCTCGCATCGGGCGTGAACAGTTTGACCACGGGCACGGGATCGAAGTCTGGGTCCCGCAGCGATGCGCAGCCGTTGGACAGCAGCAGCGCGCGCTGCTCGTGGGTGATGAGTGCGTTGTTCATGGTGAACTCCTGAAGGATGCCGGGCGGAATTGCCCACCCCCTCCGGGTCACGGTGCAGCGCAAGCCGTCAAGGGTCCACGACGGCCGCCAGGACGCAAGCGCCAACGGCGCGCAGCCCTTGCACGGCGAGCACGCCGTGGCACGATGAAGGGAACAGCAAGCCGCCACGCCCCACCATTCACCTTGCCCTTTCGCCAAGTGCGCAGCATGCGCAGCCC
Above is a window of Acidovorax sp. KKS102 DNA encoding:
- a CDS encoding DUF2958 domain-containing protein; its protein translation is MNNALITHEQRALLLSNGCASLRDPDFDPVPVVKLFTPDASATWLLGAIDPDDHDRAYGLCDLGLGLPELGYLSLEELVGLRGRIGLPVERDLYFRADRRLSAYARDARLAGRVMV